The genomic stretch CAGACACGGTACCCCTTTGGCTCGTACCATTACTACTTGCAATTGGTCTCCTTGTTCTGAAGCGTTTTGTGCGGTCTAACTTTCTGGTTGGTGGCTATTTCATTGCCGTCGCAGTCATATTTTACATCGTGAAGTTGAGTGCCAAGGTACCAATGGATACCTTACGCAAGAGTGGTTGGGTATTTGAAGCACCATCATCTAATAACCCATGGTGGCACTTCTATACACTCTATGGTGAGTTTGACTACAGATGATCGATGCAATATTTCTGACCGTGTTAGACTTCGCTGCCGTCGACTGGGCCGCCTTTCTTGATACCATCCCGGCGATGTTTGCGCTTACTTTCTTCGGAGTTCTTCATGTTCCCATCAACGTCCCAGCATTAGGTATCTCCACCGGCGAAGACAATCTGAACGTTGACCGTGAGCTTATGGCGCATGGTGTCACAAATGCACTATCAGGATTTTCTGGGAGTATACAGGTATGGTGATGTCCCCTCTGTAACAGTTGCCGTCATGCTAAACCTCCACAGAATTATCTTGTTTACACAAATAGTTTGCTTTTCATCGACAGTGGCGGAAATTCACGTCTCGCAGGTATTATGCTTGCGGCCGCTACCTTGGGGATCCTCCTTGTGGGGCCAGTAATAGTCGGATTCATTCCTGTCATGGTCGTGGGGGCACTCATTTTCCTACTGGGGATTGAGTTGATGGAGGAAGCGCTAGTTGACACGTGGGGAAAGTTACAGAGGCACGAATATATGACTGTAGGTACAATCTAGATTTTCCCACAGCACTCAGAACTAACTTGGCAGgtcgtcatcattgtcgTCACTATGGGCGCTTGGGATTTTGTTGTTGGCATATTCGTCGGTATTATCCTAGCGTGTATGAGTTTCGTCGTTCAGACATCCCGTAAATCTGCCATTAGGGCGACATTTTCAGGCAAGATTGCTGGCTCAACTGTCCGGCGGCCTCCCATCCAACAGCGATTCTTACGAGAAGCAGGACAGCAGACGCTCATCATCAAGCTTGGTGGCTATCTATTTTTCGGAACAATTGTCGACGTCGAGAACACAATGAGAGGGctgattgaagaggaagcttTTAACAAACGTCCTATTCGATTTATTATTCTGGACTTCTCTCGTGTGTACGGCATCGACTTctctgcagcagaagccTTCACGCGTATCAATCGCATTCTGCGAAAGCGAAACGTGCTGATGACCATCTCAGGGCTGAACACCGGGGGAGATGTCGGCAGAAGTCTTCAAAATGTCGGGCTATTCGAGTCAGAAAATGGTGTGCAGATATTCGAAGACTTCAACTCTGCACTGGAATTTTGCGAGAATGATTATTTGAAGGTCTTCTACAGCCACCGTGAAGCGTtactgaagaggaaggataCGTCCTCAACGTTCCTAGAGGTGCCTGGGTCACACACCCAGCACCATCTTCACGAAAGTATCGTGAGCTCCCCTCGTCACCGACATCTCCAGCAAGCAGCTACTACGACGCTGCGTGAGGATGAGACAGCCGTGGTGCCTCCGACAGCTTGGGCTTCTATGCGACAGCCCCTACCACTTTTACTCCAAACATTCCAGGGGTTAACTTCGCGCAACGAGGATTTCTGGTTCCGGGCTTGTACATACTTTGTCCGTGACACCTACGCAGCTGGTACTGTATTGTTCCAGGAGGGCGACGTACCCAATGGCTTCTACTTGCTTGAATCCGGGATGCTTCGTGCGGAATATGAAATGCCACAGGGGCGGTATTTCGAGCTGATCGTAGCCGGACGGCCGTGCGGAGAATTGCCGTTCTTCAGCGAAACCCGACGAACGGCAACGGTCAAGGCGGAACAGGACTGTGTCGCCTGGCGTTTGACTACAGCCAAATGGCGAGATCTGAGGGAGCGGGAGCCCGAAATTGCCCGGGAACTGCTGACGGTTAGCCTGAAGCTGACCACTGAAAGAATGGACAGCATTACTTCGTAAGTGGTTTTCGCCTTATTCTGCCCTAAGATTAGGCAACACTAACCCGATCTAGTTATGTTCTTACTATGGCGGCTTAATGATGCCATCTTTCTGTTTGTCTAACTATGCATGCTTGGGTAGGTCAGGTGTACAAACTTTTTCGCATTTGTCGCATATTGTTGGTCATCATTTGAGCGTTATATTTAGCATTTGGCATATGTGATACGTGGATTTGTTGAAATATGATTGCACATACTTGTCTATATTCGGACACGTGCTTCTCAGGAGCTGATGACGCAGCTTCCACATGACAGGTGACAAGATAAGGAATAACGGGAACCCGTGACTTTTGTTGACCTATCTACTGCCTACAGGCTAGTGGATCTGAGGGAGATAGGACCATTCTCTATCTGTTTCAAGATTTCAGGTGGCTGATATGGAGATTGTTGCTGCGGGGTAGATTTAATTACCAGATATACTATGTACGGGGCTCTAAGATAGACGtccgaaagagaaaataggaGATGGCGCAATCTTGATATCAGATTCCTTTAAAATGAGGTATGCCGTTATGTCAATGATCCCTTTATGATATAATGAGGGCCAATTTGCGGACAATATCGGAATACCACAGTACCTATGCTCcgtatgtactgtacctaTGTGTGGAGTTACACTCTTCCCCCACCCATACTgccgtacggagtaatctTAGGAAAACTACAGATACATATACGTAACTAGCTAAATGTAGATGAGGGTTCATTGCCAAACAATGGAAAATTTTGATACACTCCAAAACGCCGCAATCCACCAGAAATACCTATAACGGTCCAGTATCGCCCTTCTAACCTCCCAGTACTAGAAGATCAAGACACGCggaaatgaggaagacatgAGGCACCCTCGTCCTTGTCCGTTGGACAACGAGAGACACGGGCCAAGACAACGATCATCAGATCGACAGTGGCCTGATTGGTTGGATAGGTATCGTCCGTTGGGCTCGAAACGGTCCATAATGGAAAAGGGGGGAGTGGATCGGGTTACTAAGACTAGTAAGAActaacgtaatccacgggcgagcggccatcccgggcgagcggccaccacaccagaactctacgcacctcctagaaatgaagctattcaaaacaccgaaaaatgtgcatttctataaaaaatttaaatagtctgacgattaggatactgagtaattttatgttctagtatattacagccagaacaccttggtggagcacgtatacgctggctttctaccggagcgcctatatctactgaggcagtagttataggctctatagtagaatttctgccttgtataagctcctgagcttcctgaactgaagcgcctgattctataggcagctgtctagtagagcgctttttctttttaagtattctttcatgcgcggcgcgtagttctctggcttcctgctttgtaatagtagctttatttaaagctcgttcatagcctttgaaaagctgctttatcacaatcttagtaggcgaatcagggctctttgtacgagctctaagcagcttcttcagtgtagtttcctgtttttgtagttgctttagattatgaggcgttttaggcactgaattagtagacctactactaggtctactacctggaggtgttgcttctagctgaatatttagctgagataatacacgcttaggattgaaaggaataagaccagtagctgagaaaccgctgcagatattactagtagtatatatctgagctctcgcctgaggaaaggcttcaagaaagtcaagtttattgatgtggttgaagtctaatctcatcttattctcaaccagctgtccgtacgcgcgttttagggggccaaagcagcctatatcaagcggctgaagtaggtgagatgagtgcgcaggtatacagagtggtataatattgttttgactgcatatatcgtcgaactgaggtgttaaatgactaccgtgaccatcgagtattaaaagccgatatcgaccaaccgtacggccagcagtaaaaggtataaatagctgctgcagccaacgtagacctatctcatcggtagtccagccatttgcactcgtttctatacgccagtctgatggtagacccatctcgtaccagccctcaatatggactttgcctttgaagataaggcaaggtggaagaggccccctagagctaatatacttaatagaagtgacccattcccggttccctggctgtagaagaaaaggtctatcagctaactcagctcgagtaactactttagtagtagatatcaagcccattgcaaagccagtttcatcaaagttgtagatatcgtccggttgaatgctatactgcattatagtgatttgtacgcgctcaaaccacttatgtaaaagcttaggatcctcgtatttagcgcgctgatagttatagcggcgagaaaattgagtttttaactcctcacggcgtttaataaaagtatatacccagttttcaccaacagtagtaggagtatcactaaaaccacgctttaaaagtaagatattggccatttctcgtacatgagcaggtcgaggaggtgctccacgctgatctagcgatagaatccagtgtaccagcgaattctcctcattttgagttaatttatggccattggcgcgcgtttcggctcgaaaagtatggccattcaggcgtctccgaagggtagtacgtggaatattatagatacgtgctgcttcagctatagtgcgaatttcttgttttttaatagctgaaattgctagtagaattctaccttcttgttcaatagaatcttttagctttctggctgcttttggtggcatagttggtggttgaaatatatagattcttcaagcgtggttgaaattggttgacgtggccgctcgcccgggatggccgctcgcccgtggattacgttaaGTTAACTTAGTTCCTATTACTAACCACAACACTAAGTAACTAACTACCTTGGGACCAAAAAACCTATGGAGCTCCAACAATTGGTAGTACTACGCCGAAGGGATTAGGGGGGCCTGTGTTAAAGGGCTTTTTATCTATCTGGTGTTTGAGATTTGTGTTCCctttttattaatttttgATATctggtcttttcttttcgccaCATCACCAGATCCATAAAGGTAATTGTTTTTAGCTTCTGTCGCTAATTATTGAAGTTACCCCATATGTACTCCTTATGtcgctgaagaaaagaaaatcagtGACGAACCCATCCTACATACGTACGTACGACATACATACGTGCCTCCCACCCTACCTTCTAAGCGAGCATCAATTCTCCTGCAGGGATGGCTTGACACCACCGCGAAAATACATTGGTAGGGCTGCGACAAACATTCCTGCGCGACAATAGTACTTAGTACCGCGCTAGGGTGGGACCTCGACCATTTACCCACCATGGCGCTACGAAGATGGCTATCGAACCACGTCCTGGAAAATCCAAGTGTCGATTTTAATCTATCACCAAATAATCATCGTCCATGCCTAATTTTACGATTtgtgcctttctttctcgctAGAAAAATTAGACTAGAACGAGACTAAATCccagaaaagggaaaagaaagaagaagggatgaCGTGATAGGGgttatccttcttttttatcattttttttaattatattttttttctcagtTTGAGGATCtgttgtttctctctctttttttattacGATACATGTGATGGTTGGCTGGACAAGAGTACTCCGTTAGTTCAGTCGAGAATGAAATCACccatctcttcttcgattGGTGTCACTGCCTTATCGTGCAAGTAAATCACCGGAAAACCCTGGTTTACGCCATGTTGAAGGAGGgtgtctcttcttgttcattggaTGGGGGTGCCGGTCACGGGTTGGGATTAGATACTCGAGTCGCGTGGCCCTGCCTTTGCAACTTCCAATGTGCTTTGCCTATTGATCAATCCGTCTGtactttcttcctttcccggGGAGTAGTCACTAGGTAGGGATGCGAACACTGGTTAAAGGTTGGGGTTTGTGCACCGATGGTTGGTTGGTAAGTGCTGTGTCGAGGGCTATTGTCAAGGTATATAATACCTGCGATTAAGTACAGCGCTTGTACATCCCTCTCCCAAGGAAGCACCAGTGTTAAAAGGCTTGAAGATGGGATAGAGGGTGTGGAAGCGCCATAGTAATTAGGTTAATAAAACAAGGACTAGACTAAATTAAGTAGACTAACGCAGAACGCGGAATAAGTTACTTGGTTAGCTTGTTTGTGGAAAATTTCTGTAAGAATCGAGATCGTTGGTGGATCCGTCTGGTCtggtcttttttttactactTTTTCTCCCTTACTCGGCTTTGGGTCTCGTCAAGGATAAGGAGTAAGTGGGTTTGATATTTTTATACAATGTTACATCGCAGGAAGATATATAGGTACCTGAGCGCATGAAAAAAGGGTATGTTTTGCAGTCATATCATTAACAACAAATCAAAGGGACAGTACATTGTATTGCCATGTAAttggaagccaagaagaaatTATTTGTTGGAGGTTAGCGGCCGAAGGATGgactttttcttgtttcccttttttttccctggtGCTGCTTCAAGTACTTCTATCATGAGGATACACAGACCATATGACTCAAGGTAACACGGTTCAACCACAATAACCCACTCAGGTTGATTCTCGAAAGGAGTCTCCATCCATGGTACAGCTCCCGAATGGGTGGCTCGAGGTCCCACAACGCGGTGAGCGGATGACATGATCTAAAACATTGGATTTTGCTGGTGGTTTGATCTGGTGTTAGATATCTTGAAGAACTTTCTATTTTATTCTCTGGAGTCCATATTCCAATAGTTAGATAGAGTACTTATTGTTCGGTGGAAAGaatttttcatttcttcgaggaagagaatAGCGTAACGATCGGTAGTTGATTAGGGCTACCCGTTAAGCTGCATGAGCGGTAGGGGAGCTACTACAGTTCAAGCTACTGGTCACTAAGCTGTCATAGTGTCGTTAAGGTCCCGGGGGGCTCTCATCTCCTTTTTGGACCACTGGAACGAGGAGACTGGATAGGGGGTTGCTAGTCTATGTCTATCCTTATTCTCCCATGAAGAATTTTTAATTTGACTGGGTTTAGTTTCTGGTCCTAGACTAAATTAGGGAAATTTGCCATCATATATACGAGAGAATCGTTCCATTGACGTCCATGCTTCAAATCCGACCCTTTTTCTTGTCGACGTTTCAACCTGTTACCAGACCTGAATGATTCCCTCCCCAGGCGCTTAGAAGGTAATCATGAACCTGTCCAACCAGGCAGAGAGATTCGATGGTACCTATTAATCATCCCTACCGAACGACATCGTCACCTGCAGAAGTGTCGTCGGGATGAGGAGCACCTGATACTCGTCTGCATCAATCCGATGGGGGCCGCCCCTTATTCTGAACGGGCCATTGGTccaaaaaaaagtaaatttaagtaaaaggaaataaaataaaatgtggaaaccaaaaaaaaacaataaaaaataaaaccaaaaTCCCCTTCTCCGTATACTCCTTAGCTTTCCACGCCCCactcttctcctcctcgtctcttTACTctatacttttttttttccctggtGTCCAAGGTTGTTGGCCGCCCTGCagctcctttccctttctgggGCTTCTGCCCACACCCTTTCATTATTTTCACCCTCCTTTCgccccttctccttctttgtcctggttctttttcttttctttcttttcttcctctcttctctcttcattCCATTCTGATCCTGCACTTCTTCCAGAGCAACGACTTTgttcgcttcttctctctcccaaaCCCTTTACCTTTCGTTGTGATACCCGAGCTCTTCAAGCCTCGTGCTCTGAGAGCTCTTGTTTTCTGTTAAGATACCCCCTTAAGATACCCAAACGGACGTGACACTTCATTACGAAGCTATTTCAGCTTCCATTAACAACTTTTAATCTCATCTCTACTATTATAATTACCATTTAATCCCTACAACATGTCCGACGTTCAGAAGCCCGTCGAGGAGACTCCCGCTCCCGTCCCCGCCGCTGCGCCTGTCACCGAAGTGCCTGCTGAGACTCCCGCGACGGAGACTCCCGCTACTGAGGCACCCAAGGAAACCCCCGCAGAGGATACTGAGGCTactcctgctgct from Aspergillus oryzae RIB40 DNA, chromosome 1 encodes the following:
- a CDS encoding sulfate transporter family protein (sulfate/bicarbonate/oxalate exchanger SAT-1 and related transporters (SLC26 family)), whose protein sequence is MGVFRPRGRSDSRVSGLPFRRSPFVDDEAPDAIEPPVEQANNGSPPRTPLGIESLVSGGTSHRTPSRSFYHRSFNSTADPARYSSQGLREQTAELASYALSLNGSSLPEERNTLPPSLDIFHPIQDTDLSSSPADTVVTEALDTEPPTGPIASSSALTEMIRNPSDSLDGVNGRGSAPKWSGLGEGGASVGISGTASGMHEAPSTEQTSLLPKSPHTKPFRSYGITEDVESQDTIRERKQNAFHKMLSSCMICFQGLLHPKSWNGRTVWEQGVIYPFSLLPSVFLGLLLNILDALSYGMILFPLGEPIFSDLGSDGISMFYVSTIIAQLVFSCGGSIFRGGVGSEMIEVVPFFHQMAFTILARVGQDNPRSVIATTILAFSASSVLTGLVFFLMGTCKLGSLIGFFPRHILIGCIGGVGFFLLMTGVEVSARLPGSLEITIPTLEKLSRPDTVPLWLVPLLLAIGLLVLKRFVRSNFLVGGYFIAVAVIFYIVKLSAKVPMDTLRKSGWVFEAPSSNNPWWHFYTLYDFAAVDWAAFLDTIPAMFALTFFGVLHVPINVPALGISTGEDNLNVDRELMAHGVTNALSGFSGSIQNYLVYTNSLLFIDSGGNSRLAGIMLAAATLGILLVGPVIVGFIPVMVVGALIFLLGIELMEEALVDTWGKLQRHEYMTVVIIVVTMGAWDFVVGIFVGIILACMSFVVQTSRKSAIRATFSGKIAGSTVRRPPIQQRFLREAGQQTLIIKLGGYLFFGTIVDVENTMRGLIEEEAFNKRPIRFIILDFSRVYGIDFSAAEAFTRINRILRKRNVLMTISGLNTGGDVGRSLQNVGLFESENGVQIFEDFNSALEFCENDYLKVFYSHREALLKRKDTSSTFLEVPGSHTQHHLHESIVSSPRHRHLQQAATTTLREDETAVVPPTAWASMRQPLPLLLQTFQGLTSRNEDFWFRACTYFVRDTYAAGTVLFQEGDVPNGFYLLESGMLRAEYEMPQGRYFELIVAGRPCGELPFFSETRRTATVKAEQDCVAWRLTTAKWRDLREREPEIARELLTVSLKLTTERMDSITSYVLTMAA